A single genomic interval of Spirosoma linguale DSM 74 harbors:
- a CDS encoding protein of unknown function DUF214 (PFAM: protein of unknown function DUF214~KEGG: sde:Sde_0330 acetylornithine deacetylase ArgE), translated as MILNYIKIARRQLWRNRLFTGLNIIGLSIGLSACWVIYRIVAFDFSFDTQNSNRDRIFRVVSRFVFDGQEQGNPGSPLPMANAVRLELSGVDRAIPIWEESTEHVLIPQIKGKPLQFDNVKNVIATDTNYFQMVPYQWLAGNSHRALARPDQVVITQSRAAQYFPGLSPQQLMNRTITYWDTVNVQIAGVVADLPYSSDFTGQEFISIPTIRKDAGKNEWGNTNSYIQLFLMLSDQADPKQVEKQINLLSGKYSNEILKQWGSFKRWHLLQPLTELHFGIDYRDRARRANKTVLYSLIGLAGFILALAVINYVNLASAQVPQRAREIGIRKTLGSRRRPLIFQFLGETAATTILAFGLAFVLSNLFFTNFSDLVPEGIDQHLNWPMLILFLAGLFISVTLLAGLYPGWLITRFQPVSVLRGQTGYAVTDSSNRLTLRKSLIVFQFFIAQLFIAGAFIVNQQLKYALQADQGFVRDAVLTASTPWKQEETNRANKRLALKQELQKLPGVSAVSLGDQPASNGYSSNVHQYVGKKGKVELNIFRKHVDTDYIPFYKLPLLAGRNLQPSDTVREYVLNETAIKALGFARPQDAIGALIKENGGDANRTVPIVGVIRDFHTRSFKEKIQPTALMTDRENVSSLNIKLASGNPENWQQTLAEINTVWKRFYPDDPFDYQFYDQTLEEFYKQERQLSRVVNLATGVAMLISCLGLFGLATLMAYQRTKEIGIRKVLGASVVSVVTLLSKDFLKLVLIASITASPLAWYIMSRWLQDFAYRIDIEWWVFVLAALLAVCIALLTVCFQSIRAALTNPVKSLRSE; from the coding sequence ATGATTCTAAATTATATCAAAATAGCCCGGCGTCAATTATGGCGTAATCGACTTTTTACGGGACTTAATATTATCGGTCTATCTATTGGCTTAAGCGCCTGCTGGGTCATTTATCGCATTGTTGCGTTCGACTTCAGCTTCGATACCCAAAATTCAAACAGGGACCGAATTTTCAGGGTGGTCAGTCGGTTTGTGTTTGACGGACAGGAACAGGGCAATCCAGGTTCGCCCCTTCCTATGGCGAATGCCGTCCGACTGGAACTCAGTGGTGTCGACCGGGCCATTCCTATTTGGGAAGAGTCGACGGAACATGTCCTGATTCCTCAGATAAAGGGCAAACCACTACAATTTGACAACGTAAAAAATGTAATAGCGACCGATACCAACTACTTTCAGATGGTGCCGTACCAATGGCTGGCGGGCAATTCACATCGGGCACTCGCCCGACCGGATCAGGTCGTTATCACTCAAAGCCGGGCGGCTCAGTACTTCCCTGGCTTATCGCCCCAACAGCTTATGAACCGAACCATAACCTACTGGGATACGGTCAACGTACAAATTGCTGGTGTGGTAGCCGATTTGCCGTACTCATCGGATTTTACAGGTCAGGAATTTATTTCGATTCCGACAATCAGAAAAGATGCTGGAAAGAATGAATGGGGTAATACAAACTCATATATCCAGTTGTTTCTGATGCTTTCGGACCAGGCAGATCCCAAGCAGGTAGAAAAACAGATAAATCTGTTGTCCGGCAAATACTCAAATGAGATTCTGAAACAATGGGGTTCCTTTAAACGCTGGCACCTCCTTCAACCGCTGACCGAACTTCATTTTGGTATCGACTATCGTGACCGGGCTCGTCGCGCCAACAAAACCGTTTTATACAGTTTAATTGGGCTGGCCGGATTTATCCTGGCACTGGCAGTTATCAATTATGTGAATCTGGCCTCGGCGCAAGTGCCGCAACGAGCCCGTGAAATTGGCATTCGTAAAACACTGGGTAGCCGCCGTCGGCCCCTTATTTTTCAGTTTCTGGGCGAAACGGCTGCCACTACGATCCTGGCGTTTGGTCTGGCCTTTGTCCTATCGAACCTATTTTTTACAAACTTCAGTGACCTTGTTCCCGAAGGCATCGACCAGCATCTGAATTGGCCCATGCTCATTCTATTTCTGGCGGGTCTCTTCATTAGCGTAACCTTACTGGCGGGGTTGTATCCTGGCTGGCTCATTACACGGTTTCAGCCCGTATCCGTCCTTCGTGGTCAAACAGGCTATGCCGTAACGGATAGTTCAAACCGGCTTACGCTTCGAAAAAGCCTGATTGTTTTTCAGTTTTTTATTGCCCAACTGTTCATTGCTGGCGCTTTCATTGTCAATCAGCAATTGAAATACGCGTTACAGGCCGACCAGGGGTTCGTACGGGATGCAGTTCTAACGGCCTCCACGCCCTGGAAACAAGAGGAAACTAATCGGGCCAACAAGCGTCTTGCCCTCAAGCAGGAATTACAGAAACTACCCGGCGTATCGGCGGTTAGCCTGGGCGATCAACCGGCTTCGAACGGGTATTCGAGTAATGTTCATCAGTACGTCGGAAAGAAAGGGAAGGTTGAGTTGAATATCTTCCGTAAACATGTGGATACGGACTACATTCCATTCTATAAACTTCCTCTGCTGGCTGGCCGAAATCTCCAGCCGAGTGATACTGTTCGGGAATATGTCCTGAATGAAACTGCCATTAAGGCGCTTGGGTTCGCCCGGCCTCAGGACGCCATCGGTGCCTTAATTAAAGAGAACGGTGGCGATGCCAACCGGACCGTACCCATTGTAGGAGTGATCCGCGATTTCCATACCCGCTCATTCAAGGAAAAAATTCAGCCAACGGCGTTGATGACAGATCGCGAAAACGTAAGTTCGCTGAATATCAAACTGGCATCAGGCAACCCGGAAAACTGGCAACAGACCCTGGCCGAGATCAACACGGTCTGGAAGCGATTTTACCCGGATGACCCGTTCGACTACCAATTCTACGACCAGACACTAGAAGAATTTTATAAGCAGGAACGGCAACTATCGCGGGTTGTCAATCTGGCAACGGGAGTCGCTATGTTGATCAGTTGTCTGGGCTTGTTTGGGCTGGCAACACTGATGGCCTACCAGCGTACCAAAGAAATTGGTATTCGGAAGGTTTTGGGAGCTAGTGTGGTCAGTGT
- a CDS encoding transcriptional regulator, PadR-like family (PFAM: transcriptional regulator PadR family protein) — translation MKRTFLGEFEEIVLLTVAVLGDEAYGVTVTQEIEQRTGRSVGFSTVHTTLQRLAEKGYLSSEMGGATAERGGRRKRFFTVTAAGRRALQEVKQVREELWNALPPQTLQLMGG, via the coding sequence ATGAAACGAACCTTTCTGGGAGAGTTTGAGGAAATAGTTTTGCTGACGGTGGCCGTCCTGGGCGACGAAGCCTATGGCGTTACCGTCACGCAGGAGATCGAGCAGCGAACCGGGCGGTCCGTTGGCTTTAGTACGGTACATACGACCCTGCAACGTTTGGCCGAAAAAGGCTATTTATCGTCGGAGATGGGTGGTGCAACGGCTGAGCGAGGGGGGCGACGGAAACGTTTTTTCACCGTGACGGCCGCCGGACGGAGAGCCTTGCAGGAAGTAAAGCAGGTACGCGAGGAATTATGGAACGCATTGCCTCCGCAAACACTGCAACTCATGGGAGGATAA
- a CDS encoding Peptidyl-dipeptidase Dcp (PFAM: peptidase M3A and M3B thimet/oligopeptidase F~KEGG: shm:Shewmr7_2372 Peptidyl-dipeptidase DCP. Metallo peptidase. MEROPS family M03A): MNIGLTLLALTTVLTTFTSGVDSPTAPDPNPFFSTYNTPFGVPPFDQIKPEHFEPAIEEGIRQQTAEIETITKQKATPTFANTVEALEASGDLLRRVNTVLGNLNGANTNDQLQKIAQTVAPKLAKHSDDIMLNPALFGRVKAVYDGRAKLKLSGDQQRLLEKMYKNFVRNGAALTADKQTRLRQINGDVSVLTLKFGQNLLAENNTYALIIDKADDLSGLPASVVAAAAEEAKKRKLTGNKWVFTLQNPSIMPFLQYADNRALREQLLKAYLERGNHNDEHDNKAIMANMVSLRAEKAQLLGYDNHAAYVLEESMAQTPDKVAQLLNQLWSATVPVAKQEAADLQAMLDKDEKANPGRNQKLASWDWRYYAEKLRKEKYALDEQELRPYFSLESVRDGIFMLTNRLYGLRFEPRTDIPAYHEEATAYEVKEADGRHIGIIYMDFFPRASKRGGAWMTSYRRQEVDNGKKIAPVVSIVCNFSRPSGDAPALLTLNETSTFFHEFGHALHGLLSNVHYGSQSGTSVPRDFVELPSQIMENWAVEPEMLRLFAKHYKTGAVIPDALVDKIKRSSLFNQGFETSEYLAASLLDMAYHTLKPDQTPTDVLAFEKQAMDKIGLIDQIPPRYRSTYFQHIFSGGYSAGYYSYIWSAVLDADAFEVFKQKGLFDPKSAQSFRKNVLEKGGTEDPMTLYRKFRGAEPDIKPLLRRRGLMKDV, encoded by the coding sequence ATGAACATTGGACTAACCCTTCTTGCCCTAACGACTGTGCTCACCACGTTTACATCAGGTGTTGATTCACCAACAGCACCCGACCCCAATCCGTTTTTCAGTACGTACAATACGCCATTTGGAGTGCCGCCCTTTGATCAGATCAAGCCCGAGCACTTTGAACCGGCCATCGAAGAAGGCATACGGCAGCAAACGGCCGAAATCGAAACCATTACCAAACAGAAAGCAACTCCCACCTTTGCCAACACGGTTGAAGCGCTGGAAGCCAGCGGAGATTTGCTTCGGCGGGTCAACACCGTATTGGGGAACCTCAACGGTGCCAACACCAACGATCAGCTACAGAAAATTGCTCAGACAGTAGCCCCAAAACTGGCTAAACACAGCGATGACATTATGCTTAATCCGGCCTTGTTCGGGCGGGTAAAAGCGGTTTACGACGGTCGCGCCAAACTAAAATTATCCGGCGATCAGCAGCGTTTGCTCGAAAAAATGTACAAGAACTTTGTGCGAAACGGAGCCGCCCTGACCGCCGACAAGCAGACCCGTTTGCGCCAGATCAACGGCGACGTATCGGTACTGACGCTGAAATTCGGGCAGAATCTGCTCGCCGAAAACAATACCTATGCCCTGATCATCGACAAGGCCGACGACCTGAGCGGTTTACCAGCCTCGGTCGTAGCCGCAGCCGCCGAAGAAGCAAAAAAGCGAAAACTGACAGGCAATAAGTGGGTTTTCACACTTCAGAATCCAAGTATCATGCCGTTTCTGCAATACGCCGATAACCGGGCTCTGCGCGAGCAACTGTTGAAGGCGTACCTCGAACGGGGTAACCACAACGACGAACACGACAACAAAGCGATCATGGCCAACATGGTGTCGCTGCGAGCCGAAAAAGCGCAGTTGCTCGGGTACGACAACCATGCAGCTTACGTGCTGGAAGAAAGCATGGCCCAAACGCCCGACAAAGTGGCTCAATTACTGAATCAACTCTGGTCGGCAACGGTGCCCGTAGCGAAGCAGGAAGCCGCCGACTTACAGGCTATGCTGGACAAAGACGAAAAGGCCAATCCCGGCCGGAACCAGAAATTGGCCAGCTGGGACTGGCGCTATTACGCCGAAAAACTGCGGAAAGAAAAATACGCCCTCGACGAGCAGGAACTACGTCCTTATTTTTCGCTGGAAAGTGTACGGGATGGCATTTTCATGCTAACCAACCGGCTGTATGGCCTGCGTTTCGAACCCCGTACCGATATTCCGGCCTACCACGAAGAAGCCACGGCCTACGAGGTTAAAGAAGCCGACGGGCGGCACATCGGGATCATTTACATGGATTTTTTTCCAAGAGCCAGCAAACGCGGGGGTGCCTGGATGACCAGCTACCGGCGGCAGGAAGTAGATAATGGCAAAAAAATAGCGCCCGTTGTATCCATCGTCTGCAACTTCTCCCGGCCATCGGGCGACGCCCCTGCCCTGCTCACCTTAAACGAAACCAGCACCTTTTTCCACGAATTTGGTCATGCCCTGCACGGGCTGCTGTCCAACGTCCATTACGGGAGCCAGTCGGGTACGTCGGTGCCGCGCGATTTCGTTGAACTACCCTCGCAGATTATGGAAAACTGGGCTGTAGAGCCGGAAATGCTTCGGTTGTTTGCCAAACATTATAAAACCGGGGCCGTCATTCCCGACGCACTGGTCGACAAGATCAAGCGGAGCAGCCTGTTTAATCAAGGCTTCGAAACGAGTGAGTATTTGGCCGCTTCGCTGCTCGACATGGCCTATCACACGCTGAAACCGGACCAGACACCGACTGATGTGCTGGCTTTTGAAAAACAGGCAATGGACAAAATTGGCTTGATCGACCAGATTCCACCGCGCTACCGGAGTACCTACTTCCAGCACATTTTTTCGGGCGGTTACTCGGCAGGGTATTACAGCTATATCTGGTCGGCGGTGCTCGATGCAGATGCTTTTGAGGTGTTTAAGCAAAAAGGACTCTTCGACCCTAAATCGGCTCAGTCGTTCCGCAAAAACGTCCTTGAAAAAGGCGGCACTGAGGATCCAATGACGCTTTATCGCAAATTCCGGGGTGCCGAACCCGACATCAAGCCGCTGCTTCGCCGGCGTGGGCTCATGAAGGATGTTTAG
- a CDS encoding protein of unknown function DUF214 (PFAM: protein of unknown function DUF214~KEGG: sde:Sde_0330 acetylornithine deacetylase ArgE) — protein MFRNYVKIAWRNIAKSKTFSFINVLGLALGMTSSLLILLWVQDERSIDQFHANGPNIYSVLENQQWTGNDISTTPSTPGPLAFALKAEIPEVERTVKITWEEEHLLSVGDKAYKEKGRYASPDLFQIFSFPLAHGDPKTAISEPTSIVISEKAAQKLFGRTNVLGQMVRVDNKEDHKVTGVVKDIPTTSSLKFDFVLPEAPFEKENKWLEGWDNNGIRTYALLHPNTNIDAVNAKILNFIRKHDKNVTTITTFLFPYERAYLQSKFTNGKPDGGRIEYVRIFTIVAIFLLIIACINFMNLATARSAKRAKEVGIRKVVGAERSYLVGQFVGEAVLTALFSLLIAIVLVQVLLSSFNTLTEKHIEIQYANPLYWLTLLGLALVTGLVSGSYPALFLSSLQPVKVLKGTLRFTAGAVFFRQGLVVFQFALSLLLIIGTLIAGRQVDYIRTKNLGLDRENVVYMDLEGDLPKRFDAFREELLQAPGIQSVSSAGNDPMQIGSSTTGVEWKGKPEGDKTLFNQLPISYDFIRTMKIKLLDGRDFSKGTITDSTNYIVNEEAARRMGMKSAVGQDLKFWGKSGKIVGLIKNFHINSLRVAIEPLILRLDSTNTVLLVRTQPGQTEKALKSMEQLAKQFNPAYPFDYTFADESFREQYKSETLIGTLANAFAIIAIFIACLGLFGLAMFTAEQRTKEIGVRKVLGASVPNIVVLLSKDFLKLVMIAILIASPLAWWAMHQWLKDFAYRIDIEWWVFALAGLIAIGIAQLTVSFQSIKAALMNPVKSLRSAE, from the coding sequence ATGTTCCGAAACTACGTCAAAATCGCCTGGCGAAACATTGCCAAGAGCAAGACTTTTTCCTTTATCAATGTGCTGGGCCTTGCCCTCGGCATGACCAGCAGCCTGCTCATTTTGCTTTGGGTGCAGGACGAACGCAGCATCGACCAGTTCCACGCCAACGGCCCCAACATCTATTCGGTGCTGGAGAACCAGCAGTGGACAGGCAATGACATCAGCACCACCCCCTCCACACCCGGTCCGCTGGCGTTCGCGCTCAAAGCCGAAATCCCGGAAGTAGAGCGGACGGTTAAAATTACCTGGGAAGAAGAGCACCTGCTTTCTGTGGGCGATAAGGCCTATAAAGAAAAGGGACGCTACGCGAGCCCGGATTTATTCCAGATATTCTCCTTCCCCCTCGCGCATGGTGATCCAAAAACAGCCATTTCAGAGCCAACGTCTATCGTTATCTCCGAAAAAGCCGCGCAAAAACTTTTTGGCCGAACCAATGTGCTTGGGCAAATGGTTCGGGTCGATAACAAGGAAGATCATAAAGTAACGGGGGTCGTCAAAGATATTCCTACAACATCGTCCCTGAAGTTTGATTTTGTGTTGCCCGAAGCCCCTTTCGAGAAGGAAAACAAGTGGCTGGAGGGGTGGGATAACAACGGTATTCGAACCTACGCGCTCCTGCACCCAAACACGAATATTGACGCAGTAAATGCCAAAATCCTGAACTTTATCAGGAAGCACGATAAGAATGTAACGACCATCACGACATTCCTGTTTCCGTACGAAAGGGCGTATTTGCAATCGAAGTTCACGAATGGCAAGCCCGATGGCGGGCGAATTGAATACGTCCGGATATTTACCATCGTGGCTATTTTCCTGCTCATCATTGCCTGCATCAATTTCATGAATCTGGCTACGGCTCGCTCCGCCAAACGTGCTAAAGAAGTGGGCATTCGGAAGGTGGTGGGTGCCGAACGTTCGTATCTGGTTGGTCAGTTTGTTGGCGAAGCTGTGCTGACGGCACTTTTCTCCCTGCTCATTGCCATTGTTCTCGTGCAAGTGCTGCTGTCTAGCTTCAATACTTTAACGGAGAAACACATAGAAATCCAGTATGCAAACCCGCTATACTGGCTCACCCTGCTTGGATTAGCTTTGGTAACCGGTCTTGTTTCCGGGAGTTATCCGGCCTTATTTCTATCGTCGCTTCAACCGGTAAAGGTTTTGAAAGGTACGCTACGATTTACTGCGGGTGCCGTATTCTTCCGGCAAGGGTTAGTGGTTTTCCAGTTTGCCCTCTCCTTATTGCTGATTATCGGCACTCTGATTGCCGGTCGTCAGGTCGATTACATCCGCACCAAAAACCTGGGCCTCGACCGTGAAAACGTCGTGTATATGGACCTGGAAGGCGACCTGCCCAAACGATTCGATGCGTTCCGGGAAGAATTACTACAGGCACCCGGTATTCAATCAGTATCCTCGGCAGGCAACGACCCGATGCAGATTGGCAGCTCAACCACGGGCGTTGAGTGGAAAGGCAAACCCGAAGGCGACAAAACCCTGTTTAATCAGCTCCCTATCAGCTACGACTTCATCAGGACTATGAAGATTAAGCTGCTCGATGGCCGTGATTTTTCCAAAGGCACCATAACCGACAGCACCAATTACATTGTCAATGAAGAAGCGGCCCGGCGTATGGGCATGAAGAGCGCCGTTGGGCAGGATTTGAAATTCTGGGGTAAGTCGGGGAAGATCGTTGGCCTGATCAAAAACTTTCATATCAATTCCCTACGCGTAGCCATCGAGCCCCTCATTTTACGCCTGGACTCGACCAATACGGTCCTGCTGGTACGAACTCAGCCCGGTCAGACCGAAAAGGCACTCAAAAGCATGGAGCAGCTAGCCAAACAGTTCAACCCGGCGTACCCGTTCGATTATACATTCGCCGATGAGAGTTTCCGGGAGCAGTACAAAAGCGAAACGCTGATTGGCACCCTGGCCAACGCCTTTGCGATCATCGCTATTTTCATCGCCTGTCTGGGCCTGTTTGGCCTGGCCATGTTCACCGCCGAACAGCGCACCAAAGAAATCGGCGTGCGCAAAGTGCTGGGGGCCTCGGTTCCTAACATCGTTGTCCTGCTCTCGAAGGACTTTTTGAAACTGGTCATGATTGCCATTCTGATTGCCTCGCCCCTGGCCTGGTGGGCCATGCACCAGTGGCTGAAAGACTTTGCCTACCGCATCGACATTGAGTGGTGGGTCTTTGCACTGGCGGGCCTGATAGCCATCGGTATTGCCCAACTCACGGTGAGTTTCCAGAGCATCAAAGCCGCCCTGATGAATCCGGTGAAGAGTCTGCGAAGCGCGGAATAA
- a CDS encoding protein of unknown function DUF214 (PFAM: protein of unknown function DUF214~KEGG: cps:CPS_4700 ABC transporter, permease protein) yields the protein MIRNYVKIAWRNLVRNKAFSGINLAGLALGMTCSLLILLWVQDERNVDGFHANGKHLYQIYERQHFDGKVQASYFTQGLLADELKKTIPEVQYASSLEWPYSTTFEAGEKINKLNGTFAGADFFKMFSYPFLQGTPATALSRPGGIAISRNMAEQFFGSPEKAMGKSIRYENKEDLQITAVFENLPANSSVQFDYLRPWIDFFKDNEWAKTWGSTDPVTYVQLRPDGTGQPADAARVEAKIKDFLYRYIPKTKGFLVELGLQPYPEKYLHSTFKDGYLDGGRIEYVRLFSIVAIFILLIACINFMNLSTARSAKRAKEVGVRKVVGAARLSLMGQFVGEAMLLTILSMCVALILVATLLPAFNTLTGKMLALPVDDPIFWISLLGLLLLTGFIAGSYPALFLSSLNPIRVLKSSLKFSSGATFFRQGLVVFQFGLSILLIVGTIVIYQQMNYVQTANLGFNRENLVYIPIEGDLTVKYDLFKEEAGKIAGVSMVSRMRESPTGIGHHVDDISWSGKDPNLRTAFANTAVGYDFVKTLNLQLKEGRDFSRDYGTDSLGFMINETALAKIGYQNPIGKPLDWGGVHGTIVGVLKDFHFNSMRQSIEPLIIRLDPKPRWGTVLVRIEAGKIKEAITGLEKLCTELNPKTPFTYQFSDQEYAKLYRSEQIVSQLANCFALLAIFISCLGLFGLATFTAEQRTKEIGVRKVLGASIASVVTLLSKDFLKLVLIAIVIASPIAWWAMNQWLQSFMYKVDIAWWVFAVAGLLAIGIALLTVSFQSIKAALVNPVKSLRSE from the coding sequence ATGATCCGCAACTATGTAAAAATTGCCTGGCGAAACCTCGTTCGCAACAAGGCTTTCTCGGGCATCAATCTGGCAGGCCTTGCCCTGGGCATGACGTGTAGTCTGCTCATTTTACTTTGGGTGCAGGACGAACGAAATGTAGATGGTTTTCACGCCAACGGCAAGCATCTATACCAGATTTATGAACGACAGCATTTCGATGGAAAAGTGCAAGCCAGTTATTTTACCCAGGGCTTACTGGCCGATGAACTGAAGAAGACCATTCCCGAAGTACAATATGCCAGCAGCCTGGAGTGGCCATACAGTACCACCTTCGAAGCAGGCGAAAAAATTAATAAGCTGAACGGGACGTTTGCTGGAGCCGATTTTTTCAAGATGTTCAGCTATCCCTTTTTGCAGGGTACACCGGCTACGGCGTTAAGTCGTCCGGGTGGTATAGCCATCTCGCGCAACATGGCCGAACAGTTCTTCGGTAGCCCCGAAAAAGCTATGGGTAAATCCATTCGGTACGAGAACAAAGAAGATTTACAGATAACAGCCGTTTTCGAAAACCTACCCGCCAACTCGTCGGTACAATTTGATTATCTGAGGCCCTGGATCGACTTCTTTAAGGATAACGAATGGGCAAAAACCTGGGGAAGTACCGACCCCGTCACCTATGTACAGCTACGCCCCGACGGTACAGGGCAACCAGCCGACGCGGCTCGCGTAGAAGCTAAAATCAAGGATTTCCTGTATCGGTACATACCAAAAACCAAAGGCTTCCTGGTCGAGCTGGGCTTACAGCCCTACCCGGAGAAGTACCTTCACTCGACCTTCAAAGATGGGTATCTGGATGGCGGCCGGATTGAGTATGTGCGTTTGTTCAGTATCGTAGCCATTTTCATTCTGCTCATTGCCTGCATCAATTTCATGAACCTGAGTACGGCTCGTTCGGCAAAACGGGCTAAAGAAGTGGGTGTTCGGAAAGTGGTCGGAGCCGCGCGGTTATCGTTGATGGGCCAGTTTGTGGGCGAAGCCATGCTGCTCACCATCCTATCAATGTGCGTCGCCCTGATACTGGTAGCTACCCTACTCCCCGCCTTCAACACCCTCACAGGTAAAATGCTGGCGTTGCCGGTCGATGACCCTATTTTCTGGATAAGTTTACTGGGTTTACTCCTGCTGACGGGCTTTATAGCGGGTAGTTATCCCGCGCTCTTTCTATCGTCTCTCAATCCCATTCGGGTGTTGAAAAGCAGCCTTAAATTTAGTTCGGGAGCCACCTTTTTCCGGCAGGGATTGGTTGTCTTCCAATTTGGCCTGTCGATTTTGCTTATTGTTGGCACAATCGTTATTTACCAACAGATGAATTATGTTCAGACGGCAAATCTTGGCTTTAACCGTGAAAATCTGGTTTATATACCCATCGAAGGCGATTTAACGGTCAAATACGACCTCTTTAAAGAAGAAGCGGGTAAGATTGCCGGTGTTTCGATGGTATCCCGCATGCGGGAATCCCCAACCGGCATTGGTCACCATGTCGACGATATTAGCTGGTCGGGAAAAGACCCGAATTTGAGAACAGCTTTCGCGAATACGGCCGTTGGCTACGACTTTGTCAAGACACTGAATCTTCAGTTAAAGGAAGGGCGGGATTTTTCGAGAGACTACGGTACGGACTCACTGGGGTTCATGATTAACGAAACGGCTTTGGCTAAAATCGGGTATCAGAACCCGATTGGTAAGCCGCTGGACTGGGGCGGAGTGCACGGCACCATCGTTGGCGTTCTGAAAGACTTCCACTTCAACTCCATGCGTCAATCCATCGAGCCATTGATCATTCGATTGGACCCTAAACCCAGATGGGGAACGGTTTTGGTCCGTATCGAAGCGGGTAAAATCAAAGAAGCCATTACAGGACTGGAGAAACTCTGTACCGAGTTAAACCCTAAAACACCCTTCACCTACCAGTTTTCTGATCAGGAATACGCGAAACTGTACCGGAGCGAACAGATTGTCAGCCAGTTGGCTAATTGCTTCGCGTTACTGGCTATTTTCATCTCGTGCCTGGGCCTATTTGGTCTGGCCACGTTTACGGCTGAGCAACGCACCAAAGAAATTGGCGTTCGAAAAGTGCTGGGTGCATCGATTGCCAGTGTCGTTACCCTGCTCTCCAAAGATTTTCTAAAGCTGGTACTGATTGCTATCGTGATTGCTTCCCCTATTGCGTGGTGGGCGATGAATCAGTGGCTGCAAAGCTTTATGTACAAAGTCGATATTGCGTGGTGGGTCTTTGCAGTGGCAGGCTTACTGGCCATTGGTATTGCGTTATTGACGGTTAGCTTCCAAAGTATCAAAGCGGCCCTGGTGAACCCGGTGAAGTCGTTGAGAAGCGAGTAA
- a CDS encoding transcriptional regulator, AraC family (PFAM: helix-turn-helix- domain containing protein AraC type~SMART: Helix-turn-helix, AraC domain~KEGG: ppg:PputGB1_2749 AraC family transcriptional regulator): MQKKTKPIPVISIVDEFGTGIAIEKTYIPDLPLLDKATLTPFDEAYQSHRHENHSFFLLETGTITIEIDFQTLVIQAPTVIYVHPDQVHRTLSAENVSVSALTISQENLNPDYLKLLDDITPAKPLVLAKETLSILSDSVSLCTKLSERENDKLHHLMLKDSCNALAAFVISQYLEQAESAGKLSRFDTITKDFRKLLERQYATLKRPAEYAQKLHLSTPYLNECVKNTTGYSVSHHIQQRVILEAKRLLYHSNKSVKEIASDLGYDDYPYFSRLFTKITQMTPLTFRNKNRD, translated from the coding sequence ATGCAGAAGAAAACCAAACCCATTCCTGTCATCTCCATAGTAGACGAGTTTGGTACCGGTATTGCCATTGAGAAAACCTACATTCCCGATTTACCCCTTTTGGACAAAGCAACGTTGACTCCTTTTGACGAAGCTTACCAATCGCATCGGCACGAAAATCATTCGTTCTTCCTGCTTGAAACCGGAACAATCACCATTGAAATTGATTTTCAAACGCTTGTCATACAAGCACCAACGGTTATCTACGTTCACCCCGATCAGGTACATCGAACCCTGAGCGCTGAAAATGTATCCGTCAGCGCCTTGACGATTAGCCAGGAAAATCTGAATCCCGACTATCTGAAACTCCTTGACGATATCACCCCCGCCAAACCGCTCGTGTTGGCGAAAGAAACACTTTCTATCCTTTCCGACTCGGTATCACTTTGCACAAAATTATCCGAACGCGAAAATGACAAACTACACCATCTCATGCTGAAAGATAGTTGCAACGCCTTGGCAGCATTCGTTATTTCACAGTATCTGGAGCAAGCTGAGTCAGCAGGCAAACTTTCACGATTCGATACGATTACCAAAGACTTCCGAAAACTACTGGAACGGCAGTACGCTACGCTCAAACGTCCGGCAGAATATGCCCAAAAACTGCACCTGTCTACGCCTTACCTGAACGAATGTGTCAAAAACACAACAGGTTATTCCGTTTCGCATCACATTCAGCAACGTGTCATTCTGGAAGCAAAACGATTGCTTTATCACTCCAACAAATCGGTGAAAGAGATTGCGTCTGATTTAGGGTATGACGATTACCCCTATTTTTCGCGGTTATTCACCAAAATAACCCAAATGACTCCCCTGACCTTTCGCAACAAAAACCGCGATTAG